The genomic interval GCTGTGCCACTGCCGTGTTGCGATGGGTTGGTCTTGACCACCGCCTGAAGAGATAAGCACGACGTAGCCCGGTAGGTTTTCGTTTTCACTGCCGAGACCGTAGAGCAACCACGCCCCCATGCTCGGTCTGCCAGCGATTGCAGTACCAGTATTCATAAAGGTGTGTGCTGGATCGTGATTAATCTGCTCGGTTTTCAGAGAACGAACGATACAGATGTCGTCAGCGAGGCTTCCGATATGCGGAAACGCCGTACTCATCTCCTGCCCTGACTCTCCAAACTTTTTGAATTCGTGTGTCGGACCGAGGCATTTGAGGGAATCCGCTTGCCCTTGGAGCTGCGCAATCGGTTGTCCTTCCGTGAAAGACTTCGGCATCGGTTGTCCGTCGAGTTCAGCGAGTTTCGGCTTGTAATCCAGAGTCTCCAAATGTGAGGGCCCCCCTGCCATGCAGAGATGAATAATGCATTTCGCCTTCGGTGGCACGTGCGGTGTCGTAATAATTCCCTGCCACTTCTCAATTTCCGCGGCGTTGATAAGTGAGGGAGACAACAGAGAGGCAAGCGCAAGCGACCCGACACCCCGCACCGTCTTCCCCAGAAATGTGCGCCTTGTAAGACGCAGATTGGTTTCTTCATGAATATTCATAGCGATACCTCTACCTCCTATTCGTCGTTTTGTAATTTTTCAACAGGGGCATTGGACAAACGTGAATGCCCGAAACATTACTTATCCTGATTGAGTTCAGGTCTTTGATTGAACAGACGACGCACCACTAACAGCGTGTGTGAATGTTTCCGTTGCCCATTGGTCAAGATCCTTTCCACTGGCTTCAGCAGCCCTTGCGATGGCTACATGGATGTCGGGAGGAATCTGCAACCTCAGATTTCCAGAATACGGCTTTTGCGGTGGTTTATTCAGTCGCTCGCACGTTTCTAGATAATCCTCTACGGCATCTTCAAAAGCCTTTTGAAGTTCAGGAACAGTATCCGCATGAAACCCGACGATGTCGGTAATTCCCGCAATATGCCCAACAAGACATCTATCTTCTTCACTATACTCAATATGTGCGCTATAACCCTTATATTTCATGAACTTATTCCTGCCTCCTCCAGAAAACGCCGAGCGTCCTTGACTTGGTAAGCACGCGCCTCTTTTTGATTGTGAGGCCGGTGAAATGTTGCGGTAACGCCATTCAATTCAAATCTCACCCGCGATCCTCTTCCCTCAATGGATTTTGTCCCACACGCTACGAAGAGGGATTCTATCTGCCGCCACTTCAACGTTTTTGGAACTGGGGTTCCGAAAATAGCATTTAAAGTTCTTTCATGTCGTTTGTTCATCATCAAGCAGCATATTTGGAAGAATCTCTACTTCTTCTATGTCTTCAAGATCGATTCCACCCCATTCATCCCAAAGTTTCGCTCGCTCCACTTCAGACAATTCAAGGTATTGCCCAAGTGTGAATCCACCTAAGAAAGGCTCGTCAGGCGATAACGGTTGTCCGCCGAGTTCGTCCAAAAGCTCCTGCCTGAGATCCCCAACAGTTTGATCCGCATCTTTAAGCAACTTCTCTCGCTTGATGGCATCAGTAACTAACTCCGGGACCATTGCCAACAATCGTTGCCGGTCTTGGGGATCCATTCGTTTAATCAAGACAGCAATCTGTTCAAGACTGACAGGTAAAGTGAATAGGTTTGTTTGCATGATTTTTTCTCCAAACACC from Candidatus Poribacteria bacterium carries:
- a CDS encoding type II toxin-antitoxin system HicB family antitoxin is translated as MKYKGYSAHIEYSEEDRCLVGHIAGITDIVGFHADTVPELQKAFEDAVEDYLETCERLNKPPQKPYSGNLRLQIPPDIHVAIARAAEASGKDLDQWATETFTHAVSGASSVQSKT
- a CDS encoding type II toxin-antitoxin system HicA family toxin; amino-acid sequence: MNKRHERTLNAIFGTPVPKTLKWRQIESLFVACGTKSIEGRGSRVRFELNGVTATFHRPHNQKEARAYQVKDARRFLEEAGISS